A single region of the Solwaraspora sp. WMMD406 genome encodes:
- a CDS encoding beta-phosphoglucomutase family hydrolase encodes MLGLPAHLTACLFDLDGVLTQTAKVHNAAWEETFNNFLRGRAVATGEPFLPFDPAADYSLYVDGRPRADGVRSFLASRGVVLAEGSADDPPEADTVNGIGTRKNEILLRRIAQDGVQVYDGSLAYLHAARWVGLQRAVVSASANCRDVLVAAGIEELVEVRVDGVIAREKGLRGKPEPDTFLAAAQQLGVEPANAAVFEDALAGVAAARAGEFGCVIGVDRVGIGDELLAAGADIVVGDLGDLLVGAAR; translated from the coding sequence GTGCTCGGTCTACCCGCTCATCTGACCGCCTGCCTATTCGATCTTGATGGGGTGCTGACCCAGACCGCGAAGGTCCACAACGCGGCGTGGGAGGAGACCTTCAACAACTTCCTCCGGGGCCGCGCCGTCGCCACCGGCGAGCCCTTCCTGCCGTTCGATCCCGCCGCCGACTACAGCCTGTACGTGGATGGTCGCCCACGTGCCGACGGGGTGCGTTCCTTCCTCGCCTCACGGGGCGTTGTGCTAGCCGAGGGGTCGGCGGACGACCCCCCGGAGGCCGACACCGTCAACGGCATCGGCACCCGGAAAAACGAGATCCTGCTGCGACGCATCGCCCAGGACGGCGTGCAGGTCTACGACGGATCGCTGGCCTATCTGCACGCCGCCCGCTGGGTCGGTCTGCAGCGGGCCGTCGTCTCGGCCAGCGCCAACTGCCGGGACGTACTCGTCGCGGCGGGGATTGAGGAGTTGGTCGAGGTGCGGGTAGACGGGGTGATCGCGCGCGAGAAGGGCCTGCGCGGCAAGCCGGAGCCGGACACGTTCCTGGCCGCCGCCCAGCAGTTGGGCGTCGAGCCGGCCAACGCGGCGGTCTTCGAGGACGCGCTGGCCGGCGTCGCGGCGGCGCGGGCCGGGGAGTTCGGTTGTGTGATCGGGGTGGACCGGGTCGGCATCGGCGACGAGCTGCTGGCCGCCGGCGCGGACATCGTGGTGGGTGATCTGGGGGACTTGTTGGTCGGAGCCGCGCGGTGA